ATATTGCAGAAGAATCATTGACCAACAAGAGCTGCGATAGTCCCAGAGTTTCCTCGACTGTTATGACGTCACCGCCGCAAACGACTAAAGTACATCCCATTGTTATACCTGGCGTCTACGGAACAAGTTTAGGCTCAGATGGATCCAGATTTCCTGTTACGAACCAATCTCCATTCTTCCCTCGTTTTCCTGATTCAAATGTTTCAACCAACAACATCAACTCCAACACAGAAAATCTGTTCGAGACGGCGGCTAGATTACTGTTTATGTCAGTAAAATGGGCTAGGAACATCCCGTCATTCCTCCAACTTCCTTTTCGAGACCAGGCCATATTATTGGAGGAATCCTGGAGCGAATTATTCGTCCTTAGTGCTGCTCAATGGTCTCTTCCAATTGACGTTGGTAAGCAAACAAATTCTTTCAACGATGAATTTTCAACTCTTCTGGAGAGATTCTGCATAATAATTAGCCCATAATGTCGCTTTAAAGTAGTGATTGTACAGTACATAAACAGTTGTCCTAATTTTGGTAATGTTTATTTGTAGCCACTCTTCTGGCACCCGGCTCACTGCACCTCGACCCACAGATTGGAGAGAAGCATGCTATAATGGCCGCCAACCTTCGGATACTTAATGACGTCATTGCTCGTCTGAATTCACTGAGAGTCGATTCCACAGAGTACGCATGCCTAAAGGCACTTGTTCTCTTCAAATCAGGTACATGTTCAACAAAGTAACTATTCCAATTGTTAAAATTGTTACTGTTTTTGGTGTTCTTCTTTCATTGCCGTTTCCGTTTTTGTCGTTCTTGCTCCTCTTGTCctttatttcaaatgttttagaTGACATATTAATACTTTGCACCAAAACCTTTGCTCACTTGAATGTAAGTAATTAAACATTCTATCATCTATACGATTGGTTGTTTTCAGAGTCACGTGGATTGCGAGACTACATGCACGTGGACACTTTGCAGGACCAGGCTCAACTCATGCTTCACGAGTACACCGCTACACACCAACCAAACAACAAAGTTCGATTCGGAAAACTTCTTCTCATGCTTCCGGCCCTGCGCACAGTCAATGCTCGCGCACTCGAAGACGTATTCTTCCGCAGGACAATAGGAAACGTACCAATTGAGAGACTGCTATGCGACATGTTCAAATCAAGTTAATCTAGTATTGGAAAGTATTAATCGGCATCACATGAAATGTGAACTGAGCGTCGGTATGAAATGTCGGCAAAGCTAACGATATATTATCCTATATTTAACTGTGTTTCAGAAACAACTCATTTTCATGTTAGTTTTAAACATAAACATGAATTGAACTGATGATCTCgaattatttaaagattaatatATTTAGTGGATTTGTTACATaatgtacagatgtatatatGGACAAGTGTACAGGAAAAGCGTGTGTTGACATTTGTATATACGATTTATTGTGCATTTTAGTAGATTGCTCGAATTTGCTGCGATAATTGTTAAACATAATCGCGTGTGCATGATTTTGAAGAATAGAATCTCGCACGATTGCAGTTTACAGCTCTTTCAGTGGACATAACGTTTTCCGTTCGTTTGTTTTGTAGCTGTAAAagattcttgtttttttttgggggggggggggaggcaAAACTGAAGAGTCGGAGTTTGTTTTATGATTGGAATCAAATCGCACAAATgcggttttttttttggccAACATATAATTGTAACAACGTTTTCATGCCCAGTCTATCGTTAAACGGAACATATTCTCATAAAGTAGTtcctttttataaaaaatgccgatttcttccATGTCATATTTTACGTTCAACATGTACACGTACTTGAGATTATGCTACCAACACCCGTCATTATTCTGTCAGCTGACTTCCAGAGACTGTACGGTATCTGGCTAATCAAAATCGTGTTTTATTTCATCGCcatgtaaataaatacatgtacaatttgttcatcatatttttgtaagttGATATTTAGTTGATGTTACATCCTAtccaatgttttttttatgaaatcctCGATGTCTTTCCTTTATTTCCAATATCTTACTCTTCCTCCCTGTCTTTTATcataacatgacgtcatttaATTATTGACCAATCATGTCTGTCcttacatgacgtcatttacCTATTGACCAATCATGTCTGGTTTTTTCTTTTCCCTCTCATTTCAGTATGTCAGTGCCAAACAAAATTTActatatttagtattttttataatttgttgaACTATGAATGATTTTTTGTTCAATACGATATACACACGATTCTAGTGCAATAAAAAACATTTACGCTAATAttgcttttttgttttgttttaagatGAATGGAAAATAAGGCATTGCATTTAATGTCTTGCTAGTTGAACTGGGAAAATAAACTCGTGTTCCCAACGtttcaaaaaagaaattattttcccCTTTTCCTCGTTCGGACAAAAACCATTGaaacttttgtatttattttaccaTGTGAAACGATGATAATAGCAGAAAAGCATCGCATACCGTTCAAGGTGATGTAACTACACAATAGTTTAGCCAAGATATCCTGAACAGTTTACAAATAATAACGACATAGAGTTGTAATAGACCTTATATACATGCTTTATTTGAACTGAAGATATTTTTAGAATATTGTCCTTGAGACAGGATATGACCAACAACAATTTACAACCAACCGTATACAACTAAAGTGTTTATTGTTGTTCTTTCTAACCATTTTGCTGTAGTGTGAATTTCCAGTCTTAGGACTagttagctgcaatattgtagctcaaaagacttatagacagaaaatggtgtcgtctttagagctataattggtgcctattaccgCTAATGGAGCAAATTAGTgatatgcaaaccattattaatcatttgtttgtgttttatcgtacttgtttggtatcgcttacctactaggcaataaaacttaaccacataaaatatcaaattctcatcgaggcatcgttttttttacatattacatatgaagatctttctgaagggaatttatacggcgtgtctttgacgtcttgtgagctgtacggtagatattaagaatggtagttatgtttgttttggacaaaaataatatgtaaatgcatgtatacgcataaaatagtcggaaacctacaaaaaagtatgacaaactatgcccgagtgattttcggaggcagtgctccactacgacacatagggaccaattcgtacccggccgaaaggtatagtaggccgggtacgtatattcggtTTAAGGAATAGTAAGAAATAATGTGAACATTCAAATGCAAAACGTTTTTTCTATAAAAGAAGATTGATATCTACGTCTATCTAAGTCTCGGTcaataatataaacaagaaagaCGTGTATGTAGCTTAGATCAACTTTATTGCTTTTGTTTGAGCTTAAATCCAGAGCCAATAAATAATAGGAATAAAAACGTATTTCTGTCATCAGAAATCTACAAATCATAATTCTTTTGTCAATATAACTCCTAAAGCTACAGCAGTATTTTTATATGTCGTTTTATAACCATCATCTGACCAAGGAGGGTACATTCCCTTGTTCTAACTACCACTGGCATGTCACCACGTGGCAATAGAAGAATTAACACGACAGGTTTGGATTGGTTTGGTGATCGCGTCAAACCAATCACAGGAACCTCTAGCTCTGTGTAGAGTTTGGTAGGTCATAGTTTTACCACTATAATGGTCAGTACACAGCACAGGGATAGAagtatataaaacaaagtcCAGACTTTGAcctattatataaacattttcgTCCTCCCATCTTGTACTCGAGTAGGACATGTCTGAAAATAAACTTCATGAAATCCACATACACCGGTATCATATTACAGTATGTAGCCGTAAAGGTTTTATGCCCGAACTTTTTTTTCGTGTAAAATCTTTGGTATTCCATTCAATTAATGTCTTTTTAGGGTAATGGTTGATTAGCCTTAGAATAAAGATTAAATATAGGAAACTTAAAGCTTCTAAAATTACAAGTTGTACCGTGGTATTTGCACGAAAGGCATTTTTAAAAGGTTTGTATTGTTTTggaattatattaatatataattttacttcatCAGAAGTTTGATATTAAACAAACATTTCATAACCAgcaatttcattcaaatgaTATATAGCCGCTTCTCTGAAACGTACGAAAGCATAGAGGACAATTATTTACGCATTTACCATATTACGGcggaaaataatttttaaaatgtaaacatgatatacataaataacatTGTACATCTGtttataacaggtaattaaaGGTGAAACTGATGTCACTTGCTCTACAAATAGAATGACATCAATTTGGTGATCATGATTAACAACTATGTATGGAGGACATCAAAAGGTAGTATAATAGCCGGTACCATGAACGTgtaatttacaataaattcagACAGAACATGTCAATGTGAAGGAATCTAGGCCACATCACAAAGTAAGGATATATAGCCTAGCTCTCTACTATATCAAATATAGATCTTTAGATTACTGGGGTCAGACGTCCAAACCCTACACTGTAAGGATAGAGTAACGATCTGTATAATAATCTGACAGGAGTCAGACCTCCAAAACCTACACTGTAAGGATGGAGTTACGATGTAATAATGTGACTGGAGTCAGACGTCCAAAACCTACACTGTAAGGATGGAGTTACGATGTAATAATCTGACTGGAGTCAGACGTCCAAAACCTACACTATAAGGATGGAGTTACGATGTAATAATCTGACAGGAGACAGACGTCCAAAACCTACACTGTAAGGATGGAGTTACGATGTAATAATCTGACTGGAGTCAGACGTCCAAAACCTACACTATAAGGATGGAGTTACGATGTAATAATCTGACAGGAGACAGACGTCCAAAACCTACACTGTAAGGATGGAGTTACGATGTAATAATCTGAGTCAGACGTCCAAAACCTACACTGTAAGGATGGTGTTACGATGTAATAATCTGACAGGAGTCAGACGTCCAAACCCTACACTGTAAGGATGGTGTTACGATCTGTATAATAATCGGACTGGAGTCAGACCTCCAAAACCTACACTGTAAGGATGGAGTTACGATGTAATAATGTGACTGGAGTCAGACGTCCAAAACCTACACTGTAAGGATGGAGTTACGATGTAATAATCTGACTGGAGTCAGACGTCCAAAACCTACACTATAAGGATGGAGTTACGATGTAATAATCTGACAGGAGTCAGACGTCCAAAACCTACACTGTAAGGATGGAGTTACGATGTAATAATCTGACAGGAGTCAGACGTCCAAAACCTACACTGTAAGGATGGTGTTACGATGTAATAATCTGACAGGAGTCAGACGTCCAAACCCTACACTGTAAGGATGGTGTTACGATCTGTATAATAATCGGACTGGGGCCAGACCTCCAAAACCTACACTGTAAGGATGGTGTTACGATGTAATAATCTGACTGGAGTCAGACGTCCAAAACCTACACTGTAAGGATGGAGTTACGATGTAATAATCTGACAGGAGTCAGACGTCCAAAACCTACACTGTAAGGATGGAGTTACGATGTAATAATCTGACAGGAGTCAGACGTCCAAAACCTACACTGTAAGGATGGTGTTACGATGTAATAATCTGACTGGAGTCAGACGTCCAAAACCTACACTGTAAGGATGGAGTTACGATGTAATAATCTGACAGGAGTCAGACGTCCAAAACCTACACTATAAGGATGGAGTTACGATGTAATAATCTGACGGACAGACGTCCAAAACCTACACTGTAAGGATGGAGTTACGATGTAATAATCTGACTGGAGTCAGACGTCCAAAACCTACACTTAAGGATGGAGTTACGATGTAATAATCTGACAGGAGCAGACGTCCAAAACCTACACTGTAAGGATGGAGTTACGATGTAATAATCTGACAGGAGTCAGACGTCCAAAACCTACACTGTAAGGATGGAGTTACGATGTAATAATCTGACAGGAGTCAGACGTCCAAACCCTACACTGTAAGGATGGTGTTACGATCTGTATAATAATCGGACTGGAGTCAGACCTCCAAAACCTACACTGTAAGGATAGAGTTACGATGTAATAATGTGACTGGAGTCAGACGTCCAAAACCTACACTGTAAGGATGGTGTTACGATGTAATAATCTGACTGGAGTCAGACGTCCAAAACCTACACTATAAGGATGGAGTTACGATGTAATAATCTGACAGGAGACAGACGTCCAAAACCTACACTGTAAGGATGGAGTTACGATGTAATAATCTGACAGGAGTCAGACGTCCAAAACCTACACTGTAAGGATGGTGTTACGATGTAATAATCTGACAGGAGTCAGACGTCCAAACCCTACACTGTAAGGATGGTGTTACGATCTGTATAATAATCGGACTGGAGTCAGACCTCCAAAACCTACACTGTAAGGATGGAGTTACGATGTAATAATGTGACTGGAGTCAGACGTCCAAAACCTACACTGTAAGGATGGAGTTACGATGTAATAATGTGACTGGAGTCGGACCTCCAAAACCTACACTGTAAGAATGGAGTTACGATGTAATAATTCTGATCAGGAGTCAGACGTCCAAAACCTACACTGTAAGGATGGTGTTACGATGTAATAAATCTGACTGGAGTCAGACGTCCAAAACCTACACTATAAGGATGGAGTTACGATGTAATAATCTGACAGGAGACAGACGTCCAAAACCTACACTGTAAGGATGGAGTTACGATGTAATAATCTGACAGGAGTCAGACGTCCAAAACCTACACTGTAAGGATGGTGTTACGATGTAATAATCTGACAGGAGTCAGACGTCCAAACCCTACACTGTAAGGATGGTGTTACGATCTGTATAATAATCGGACTGGAGTCAGACCTCCAAAACCTACACTGTAAGGATGGAGTTACGATGTAATAATGTGACTGGAGTCAGACGTCCAAAACCTACACTGTAAGGATGGAGTTACGATGTAATAATCTGACTGGAGTCAGACGTCCAAAACCTACACTATAAGGATGGAGTTACGATGTAATAATCTGACAGGAGTCAGACGTCCAAAACCTACACTGTAAGGATGGAGTTACGATGTAATAATCTGACAGGAGTCAGACGTCCAAAACCTACACTGTAAGGATGGTGTTACGATGTAATAATCTGACAGGAGTCAGACGTCCAAACCCTACACTGTAAGGATGGTGTTACGATCTGTATAATAATCGGACTGGGGCCAGACCTCCAAAACCTACACTGTAAGGATGGTGTTACGATGTAATAATCTGACTGGAGTCAGACGTCCAAAACCTACACTGTAAGGATGGAGTTACGATGTAATAATCTGACAGGAGTCAGACGTCCAAAACCTACACTGTAAGGATGGAGTTACGATGTAATAATCTGACAGGAGTCAGACGTCCAAAAC
This genomic window from Argopecten irradians isolate NY chromosome 4, Ai_NY, whole genome shotgun sequence contains:
- the LOC138320544 gene encoding photoreceptor-specific nuclear receptor-like isoform X1, with translation MSATIAPQILHDHSPPSRKPEVICLVCGDKASGKHYGVQSCDGCRGFFKRSIRRNLEYVCKENGNCVVDVARRNQCQACRFKKCLDVKMNKDAVQHERAPRCYQYKRDTDDAEDNKPHMFHRLGEFFERPKQFTPFHQYSHTPVTMTADYGHPHTPNHGFTPVPLHITDHRLPGMFIPSMIPNANLTVRYSGGTSDGGSSASSSNSPLSNEDFNRNCSRSPSPLHNGNDRISPESNGRITPQNDIIKGEKEESLTNKSCDSPRVSSTVMTSPPQTTKVHPIVIPGVYGTSLGSDGSRFPVTNQSPFFPRFPDSNVSTNNINSNTENLFETAARLLFMSVKWARNIPSFLQLPFRDQAILLEESWSELFVLSAAQWSLPIDVATLLAPGSLHLDPQIGEKHAIMAANLRILNDVIARLNSLRVDSTEYACLKALVLFKSESRGLRDYMHVDTLQDQAQLMLHEYTATHQPNNKVRFGKLLLMLPALRTVNARALEDVFFRRTIGNVPIERLLCDMFKSS
- the LOC138320544 gene encoding photoreceptor-specific nuclear receptor-like isoform X2, producing MIDIIVERYHSPPSRKPEVICLVCGDKASGKHYGVQSCDGCRGFFKRSIRRNLEYVCKENGNCVVDVARRNQCQACRFKKCLDVKMNKDAVQHERAPRCYQYKRDTDDAEDNKPHMFHRLGEFFERPKQFTPFHQYSHTPVTMTADYGHPHTPNHGFTPVPLHITDHRLPGMFIPSMIPNANLTVRYSGGTSDGGSSASSSNSPLSNEDFNRNCSRSPSPLHNGNDRISPESNGRITPQNDIIKGEKEESLTNKSCDSPRVSSTVMTSPPQTTKVHPIVIPGVYGTSLGSDGSRFPVTNQSPFFPRFPDSNVSTNNINSNTENLFETAARLLFMSVKWARNIPSFLQLPFRDQAILLEESWSELFVLSAAQWSLPIDVATLLAPGSLHLDPQIGEKHAIMAANLRILNDVIARLNSLRVDSTEYACLKALVLFKSESRGLRDYMHVDTLQDQAQLMLHEYTATHQPNNKVRFGKLLLMLPALRTVNARALEDVFFRRTIGNVPIERLLCDMFKSS